The Rattus norvegicus strain BN/NHsdMcwi chromosome 2, GRCr8, whole genome shotgun sequence nucleotide sequence AATCTTCctcaagaaaaacaaaggagagaaaggaaagatctTTAAATGGTTGTCTCTGTAGAAAGCCTGGGTCACACCAATTACCTGTCCAGCTGAAGCCAAGGTGATCTGCAATGTAAGCCAGCCTCTCTTCCATCCGCTCCTGCTCATCCTGGGGATCTATAGAAGGTTAAAAATAGAATGGCCAAAGAGTGTCTGGGACAGAAGGGGAACCATAGTACTGATCATCCAAGAAAGGAAGTCACTCGGTCAAATATCTGATAGTCACACAAATCAGCTATCATGGCTTAGGTCATATGAAGTGGTGTGTTTTCTGATTCTGGGATAAAAAGGGAATGAATCCCATGTGGTGATTTGTTGAAACCATCTGCTTCCATATCCCTTTAATGAAGACTTGTAACTGAACAGAGTGTCTAGTTATCTCAGGACTTTCCTTTTGTGATtgtgaaggagaagaggaggaggaagacaaggagaaggaggaaaaggaagaggaggaggaggaaaagaagaagaagaagaagaagaagaagaagaagaagaagaagaagaagaagaagaagaagaagaagaagaagaagaagaagaagaagaggaagaggaagaagaagaagagaagaagaggaggaggaggaggaagaggaggaggaggaggaggaggagaaagtccACCAAAGCACACTCACTTGACATATGAAACACCAGAGAAACCACAGATGGGATACAGAAGTAGAGTAACTGGTTGGACTGTAGTACTCATGTCTATGGAGGTGACCATCACCACCACGTCCTACCTGAAGGAATGCACTAAGAATTATCTTATACCTGGACTTAATCTGAGGCCAGGAACAACAATGTCCTATTGACCTTTGGAAGAAGGCAGGGCAAAGGCACATGAGCTTTGTAGATCCTTGCCAGTGGGACATTTGCTTCTGAGGCAAAGGTTCTGGCTGTCTGTTTCTAAACAAAGTCATGGAGTACACACTCTCACAAACTAGAATTTATCCAATTCCCTTTTAACTGCTGTGGACTGCTGGGTAGCATGTGAAATTCTGCCACCCACATAGGGATAAGTCTTCATTTAGAGACAATGGAAGCCTGAAGGTTACCTCTCAAAGCCACCCATGGtttccttgtttaaaaaaaaaaattcaatcccAAGAGCCATCATTCCCTCACATCATGCAGAGTTTGAGATTTTGTTGTCTGCTGAATCTCACCTGAGTATTTCGCTGTTCATTTTTACCTCAGGTTTGTTGGACTAATTTGGTTCTCATGGATATCGGAAAGCTGACCTCTTCGAATTGAAAAACAGACCCACAATAATTAGAATGTCTGGATGTGAGAAATTGTTTTGAGTAAAGGGCCTCCTAATCATGACAAAGTTGGATGTACCGATTAAagtacacacaaaaaaattaaaaattagagcCAATTGGCCTTGTGCTGTGAAATCCACATTCTTGTGTGTAAAAGCAAATGTATTTAACTGGAGGCTAAGCCTGGAACATCAGAACAACAAAACTCAACGCTTGTATGGCTTTACGTGCAGCAGCCAAAGAAAAGCGAGGGCCCCCGTTGCTTGGTTACGTTTCTGGTTTGGATAAGCATTCTCATTACTCAATCTTGAGATTGTTTCATAGACAAGAATATACagaaaaagcacaaaacacaaaggGCTTACACAAACACATTAACCACTACAGAAAGCTTAAAGAAAATGAGACATAAATCacgaaataaaacaaacattaccAAAAAAAATCTATATCAAATTTATGACATGCGTAGCACAGGGATTCCCAGTGGCTGGCAAATACCTTCAGCTCGGTCATGGCCATTTTCATCAGGGATGCGTTCAATCATAGTCTCAATGGACTCATCCCAAATGGGCCTTGTGTCAAAGATGTCCTCAGGAGCTGAGTGCTCAGTGTCAACAGGTGGCAGATTCTCAATGACTGACACTTCCAGGGCACTGCTACTTTCGTCGTCTGAGGGTGGCTCTTGCTCCCTTTCTGACTGTGTAAGCCTGTCTACTAATTTGGAAGCCTCATCACTAATCTCCTCAAAGAATTCTATGGAGTTCCGGTAAAGGTCAAAGAAGTGCTCCCTACTCTCTCTTGTGGGGCTCGTGCCTGTCCTGCTGGAAGATGAGGTGCTTCTGCTCTTCACCGGCAGTCGGGATGCAAAGAGCTTTGGTTTTGTGGCCCCTTCTTCTGATTCTGACTCAAACCCCTCTGCCCTCTCCctgctctctgtttctgtctcaatgTAACTTCTGGCTTTCACTGGGCATTTGGTCTTAGCATCCAAGGAGCTAGCGTCTGATTCTGACTTGCTTCTACCATCTGGTCCTCGGCTTAACACGTCTTGTCCCTGGGGGACACCTGACTTCTGGAGAGATATGTCTGGATGGGAGGGGTGCCACTCAGTTCTTTGGGGGGGTGCTTTGATGGGGATTTTGGACTTTGGTTTTGCCCCATCCTCCTCACTCTCCCCATCCAGACCAGATGGGAAATCATCAGAAAATGCACTCTCATCCTCTGCAGATGGAGGGGCTGACACTGAAGTGGGGAGAGTCCTGATAGGAATCTGGGGTTTGATTTCAGCAGAAGGCACGTTTTCCATGGGTGCAGTAGGGATCTCAATCACAGACTTCTGTTCCTCGGGAGAAGAATCTGGGGACTCATCATCCCGATCCGAATAAACAGACCTAGTGACAGTGGAGAAGTCCAGCTGACCAACAGGTTCGGGGAAAGTAGGGCAAGATGTCTGCTTCACAGTGCTTAGAGAATCACTCCACTGCATGGTGGCGGGCTCCTCGGCCACTGTGGATACAGCCTCTTTGGTGGGTGTTTCTGTGGAAGCTGAAATTACCACTTTGGAGTCAAGGTCAGCATCCGAGGCGGGTAAATCCTCTATTTCCTCACTTACATCATCAGGAACTAATTCTCCTTCGTCATCCATTGCTTCTTTGGGTCCTGAGAGTTCCAGTGACTCACTAGTAGTCTCCGTCTGTGGAGGCTCAGCCCCAGTGGCCCCTTCCTTCAAGTCTTCAGAGATAGTCTCTTCATTGGAGTCTTGGCCGATTTGGAAGAAGTGCAAACTTTCATCCGCATAGGACCTTTTGGTCATATCAATAGCACCACTTCGGGTCATCTCAAACAGCTTTCCTTCCTGAAAGAGGAATGGATTTTGTTCACTTGTCGGGGTCCCCTCTTCAGTTGGAGTTCTAGCAGGGGTGGTATCAGGGGTGGTGCCCTGTGACTGTCTGTCTACCATCAAACCAAAtatcttctgctcttcctctttCACTCGAGCTTCAAAGGCTGCGTCATCTTCACGTATCTCGCTCCAAGAGTCAGCATCCACATCCGTTTTGGTGATGATGACTTTGCTTACTTGTTCACCAGTCACTACTGGTGCGTTTGGTGTCGTGGGTGCTACAGACAAGGGGGGCTCATCAGACTGCATTGGCCACAGAGCACTTTTTTGCTCACATTCAGTGTCTAGGTCATGGCCCTCACAATTAGATGCTTCACCTGAGTCCGTTCTACTAGAGGAGCTGGTCATTATGACATCCTCAGGAGAGGATCTGATAATAACAGAATACACTTCAGGTGAATGAACAACTGTAGGATGACAGGTATCTGTTTGGAAATTGCTGGGTTCACCAGAGAAAAAGGATGAGGAAGCAACATTTTCATAAGGGCTGGTGATTTGAGGATGAGAATTTTCATCAGTCTCGGCTATATCAGACACTGGACCGTCCATGGCAAACCTTTCTGTGTGAGTTGTAGTAGATGCCTCTTGAGTAGGACAGTCCTCTGACATGCTCTCCAAAACTGGGTCAGTTACTGTGACCTCTACTTTTACAGGGGAAGATGGAGAAGATATTTCTTTAGCTGATTCATTTTCTTCAGGTACCGCACAATGAGACGAAGAAGACAAGGACGAGTGTTCACTGGGAAGACTTGCTTGTGTAGACTCCACTCTGGAAGGATCAAACTCTCTTTCTTCAAGGTCACTTCCATGAGTATCCTGGAGAGCTAGTGAATCGTTATCAATGGCCAGGGGCTTATCAACATCATGACACTCTGGACTCTGAACTCCTAGGGAGACAGGAGTGGCTGAGTTGCTAGGACTCACAGCCTTACAACCATGGCCATCACAGGCTTCTAACTGAGGAGTCTCTCTGTTCAGGTCAGCATGAGACCCATCGGCACCATCAGCAGAATGAGTCTGACTGTCTTCAGCTAAGTGTGATTTGCAATCTTTGTCTTCTTCTGGGTTACCCGGGTCTTCTTTAACCTCCTCGTTCATCTTGAAAGTATATTGCTTGGGAACTATGGGCTGGAACTGTGCTTCTTCCGGGCTGGAATTAGAGTCTATGctggatgggaggggagatggaggtTGCACTCGAATAACTGGCTCTGTCAGAAGACCTGAGTCCGCACCTTTACTCAGCTGTGTCAGCTCAGGTTCACTCTCTGAGGAGGAAGAAGCCTTTCTGCTCTCTGAAGTCACCAAGACAGGGACGTCACTCTCACCCTCTGTGCTCCCCATCTGTTTCTGTTCGTCCACTTCTGCTGAACAGTCAGCATCGGGGTCCGAGGATGAGGAGGATTCATCTTGCCTGGGCTCTCTTTTGTAGTCCCTTTTTTGCTTTGCTTCTTGCTCAAGTTCATCAAACGTTTTAATTTTCGTTACCATTTTGAAcatttcctcttctggtgtgaaccTTTTTTTCTCCCCGTTTTCAGAGTCATCCTCCTCTGCACATTCATGAATCACAGCAGGTTTGGGTGTACTTGAATCTGAAGGTTTGGGTGTGACCTCATAACTAACTTCTTCAGAGCTGGGGGTGTCAGGGGAGAGGGGGCTTTTCCCTGAGCTCTCCATGAGTGATGTCTGCTCTAGACTGTCATCCTCAGCACTGCCATCGGGATCTCGAAGCAGCCGAGAACGCATGGAAGCCACTTCAGCAACAAGATCTGTTTTGGCAATAGCTGCAGGGAGAGGAAAGTGACTTGGGAGAATTCCTGCCTTCATTTTAGGCTCAACTGGGCTGCTTTCCAGGGAGTCCCTGCAAGGGGACTCTTTCAGGGGACTTGGTTCCAGAGAATCGGGAGTTTTGTGTGAGGAGTTATCTTCTAGCACAGGGCTGGCTTCCAGAGAGTCTTTGTGGCTGACTGCTAATGATTCATCAGCCATTGGGCTGAGGACCTCACTATCCCGGTTATGGAGAGGGAGTTCTAGCCCTTGGGGACTTCTAATGACTCCCTGGGGTTTTGGTTCTGTTCCCTCAACTGTCTTGACAGTAGCATCAGATGGTGGGAAGGCCTTTGTCACCTCTGAGGTAGCTAAGGATTCCTGAGTTTCACTTACTGCTTGTGTCTTACAAGCTGAACTAACAAGTGGGAGCTGACTGTCCCTGCAGGACCCTTCCTCAGTAAGTGCCTGGCATGTCTCATTTGCTAATGATACACTGTGGCTGCCAGGGCAGTCCTCTTGTTTGGAGCACACATCTTTGGGAGGGACTTGGGTAACCTCCTTCAGAACATGCTCTGAATCCCCAGGGACCCCAGCACCTTGTTTTTCAGAACTATCAGCAATGTCATTGGTTATAGGAAGCTCTTTTTCTGAATGAATGTCTGTGGGCGTTTCTACCTTGATAGTTTCCTTGGCCTCTCCAATTTGTTCCTTACTTTTCTTTGGTGAGAAAGAAAGACTCTCTGGACTTGTCTCAGGAGTTTCCGCTAGGCCCTCATGTTTGTAGCTCTCTTCTGAACTGATCTGAGGTGTGCCTTCCATCAAGCTGCCACAAGGTGAGCCCGCTATCACTTCCTGCTTCAGGCTTTCCGAACTGCCACCCAAAGCCCCACTCTGTAAAGACAGAGCTGGGAGGAACTCATCTTTCATGTAATCTAGTGGAAATGTCGTGTTGAAGGGACTCGTGATTACTTGGTCTAAATGAATCTGAGCCTTTTCTGTGTTCTCAGTGAGGCGGAATTGTTGGTATTTGTCATTGTCTTCTAACTCTTGCTTGATGACGTCAGAAAAGTCAGTGGAGGTTTTCCTGTCTGGGCTGATCTGGAGGTCCATGTCTTCCTGCTCATCCACAGTCTTCTCTTGAAGGGTCTCAGCCCCACGATGGCTTTCttctgctgctgccgccgccactGCCGCCGCCACCGGTGGAACTGCCTCGGGTGTTTTAATAACGGGGGTTCtctcaaacctttctctaaccgGATCTTCTGTCCTGAGCCCAACGGTGATGGTGGTAGAACGGAACCGTCTGGATTCCATGGCTCCCGTCACCTGGAATCTCTGGCCACGTTTGGCTGTCTGATTTTCTATTCTCTGGGTTTCTCTCTGGGTTACAGAgtggcctttttctttttctacccgACTTTTACTTTTGTCTTgtgactgtttttgttttgctgattTGTGCTCAAAGAGTCCTGTTTTGTGTTTAGATGGGTCCTGACCTGACTGGAAAGCTTTCATGAGCTCCCGGACAGACATTGTCTCCTCAATTCGTTCAGTTTTGGAGGTGGGCGATATGGGTGgctgtttttctgtctttcctggaGACACAGGTAGGTGCTTTTCATGTTTCCCAGTGGCAGACCCAGGTGCCTGCTTCTCCGGGGTTCTTATAGAAGGTGCACCGGGAGAGCGCTTTTCTGTTTTGCCAGGTGACACTGGAGGAtgtttctctgttcttccagatgaTGGCACAGGTGGACGTTTATCTGTTTTGCCTGAAGGTGACACAGGTGTGTGTCGTTCTGTTTTTATAGATGACACAGGGGAATGTCTTTCATTTTTGGTTGAGGGGGAACCAGGTGAATGTTTCTCGGGTTTACCAGAAAATACTGGTGAATGTCGTTCGGCTTTTGCTGAGGGCGACACAGGGGAGTGTTTCTCATTTTTGCTTGATGGTGACACTGGTGAGTGCCTTTCAGTTTTTGCAGAGGAAGTAAGGGAAGAGTGCCTTTCCATTTTAGAGGAAGGAGAGGACTTTGAAGAGGGCGACACAACTGGGTGTGTCCTGGGAGTGGTCTTTTTGGGCACATCCTCTTTGCCTTTGACTCTGACTGGCAACTTGCTTCGACCTTTCTGCTCATCCTCCACTCGCTTCTGAAGAGCCTTCACTTTGTCCTTTATGGAACCAATAGGAGTTTCTTCTATCAGAGGAGAGGTGGCCTTGGCAGTGGGAAGGGGTTCAGGGGCCAGGCCCCGGTCTTCATCTACTGACTCCTCTGAGCTACCTTTCTTAAGTTCAGTCTTTTCTTCGCTGCCTTGTGggctttcctctttctgtttctgtttctcttttagtTTCCGCCGCACTGGCTTCTTTATCACTAGGCTCGGTTTAACCTGCTTCTGAGCGCTCTGTTTCTCCTCTGCTGGGGAGGTCTTGCCTTTATTACTCTCAGAACTCTTGACAATGGCTGAAGCCTGGCTTGTCTCCCCTGACTTTTCTGGAGCTGTTTGTGGCTTCTTTTCATGAGTACCCGTGTATGAATTTAGGTCATCTGTGAGGTAGTTCACTAACCCAGTGGAGTCCTTCTCTACTTTGGTCTTGGTCTCTCTGTctactctgacctctacacatgggTGTTCAGCGATTTCTACCGGGGCATGCTGCTTGGCCTCTTCGATTTCCTCATCGCTGACAATAACCCATTCCTCCTCTAGCTCCCGCTCAGACTGAGAACTCCGCACACTGCCTTCGTCTCTCATGTACGTTCCACTTCTCAGGATCGCATTCACCTTCTCTAAGTCCTCTTTGACTCTCTCTACAATTTCAAAGGGCTCGCCTGGCTCTTCTTCACCAGCCTTTGCCAGCTCCTTCACTTTGATGGAACCTGCCTTATCAGACACATCTGTGGTCAAGATGGCCGTCATTTTGATCAAATCTTGTTTCATCTCAGAAACTTCAGAGAGCAAGTCCGGACTTGCTAAGACAGGAACTTCATTAACCAGATGGCTTTTCAGGACAGATGTTTCTGTCGACTCTGTCTCATCATCTTTGATGTGAATGAAAAACATTGAAagtaaaatggaaatcaaaaaagaTAGTGGCAAATGTAATCAGGACCAAAACAACACAGCGTCTTTtcctggtggtgggaggggcaacAGAATGGGCTGGGAATGGTGGATCCACAAGGTCTCAAGGAACAAGAGCAAAGCAAGGCTAACGGAAAAAATAACTGAAAAGGAAAATGAGCAGGAAATAACTTGCTTAATTTTCTCACTGtagcacattcatacatacaacaAAGCTATCACAAATACTCACgacatacataaaaaaatcacaaatcaaaAAGAAAGAGCGCAGTGAAATTACACAGAGGCATCTCAAGATTG carries:
- the Ank2 gene encoding ankyrin-2 isoform X31, giving the protein MAAQENHIDVVKYLLENGANQSTATEDGFTPLAVALQQGHNQAVAILLENDTKGKVRLPALHIAARKDDTKSAALLLQNDHNADVQSKMMVNRTTESGFTPLHIAAHYGNVNVATLLLNRGAAVDFTARNGITPLHVASKRGNTNMVKLLLDRGGQIDAKTRDGLTPLHCAARSGHDQVVELLLERGAPLLARTKNGLSPLHMAAQGDHVECVKHLLQHKAPVDDVTLDYLTALHVAAHCGHYRVTKLLLDKRANPNARALNGFTPLHIACKKNRIKVMELLVKYGASIQAITESGLTPIHVAAFMGHLNIVLLLLQNGASPDVTNIRGETALHMAARAGQVEVVRCLLRNGALVDARAREEQTPLHIASRLGKTEIVQLLLQHMAHPDAATTNGYTPLHISAREGQVDVASVLLEAGAAHSLATKKGFTPLHVAAKYGSLDVAKLLLQRRAAADSAGKNGLTPLHVAAHYDNQKVALLLLEKGASPHATAKNGYTPLHIAAKKNQMQIASTLLNYGAETNTVTKQGVTPLHLASQEGHTDMVTLLLEKGANIHMSTKSGLTSLHLAAQEDKVNVADILTKHGADQDAYTKLGYTPLIVACHYGNVKMVNFLLKQGANVNAKTKNGYTPLHQAAQQGHTHIINVLLQHGAKPNATTANGNTALAIAKRLGYISVVDTLKVVTEEVTTTTTTITEKHKLNVPETMTEVLDVSDEEALKQFGDHFIDGEALSDSGDDTVTGDGGEYLRPEDLKELGDDSLPSSQFLDGMNYLRYSLEGGRSDSLRSFSSDRSHTLSHASYLRDSAMIDDTVVIPSHQVSALAKEAERNSYRLSWGTENLDNVALSSSPIHSGRASPCLDRDNSRRCLPKRPCFLVSFMVDARGGAMRGCRHNGLRIIIPPRKCTAPTRVTCRLVKRHRLATMPPMVEGEGLASRLIEVGPSGAQFLGKLHLPTAPPPLNEGESLVSRILQLGPPGTKFLGPVIVEIPHFAALRGKERELVVLRSENGDSWKEHFCEYTEDELNEILNGMDEVLDSPEDLEKKRICRIITRDFPQYFAVVSRIKQDSNLIGPEGGVLSSTVVSQVQAVFPEGALTKRIRVGLQAQPMHSELVKKILGNKATFSPIVTLEPRRRKFHKPITMTIPVPKASSDVMLNGFGGDAPTLRLLCSITGGTTPAQWEDITGTTPLTFVNECVSFTTNVSARFWLIDCRQIQESVAFASQVYREIICVPYMAKFVVFAKSHDPIEARLRCFCMTDDKVDKTLEQQENFSEVARSRDVEVLEGKPIYVDCFGNLVPLTKSGQHHIFSFFAFKENRLPLFVKVRDTTQEPCGRLSFMKEPKSTRGLVHQAICNLNITLPIYAKESESDQEQEEEICMTSEKNDETESTETSVLKSHLVNEVPVLASPDLLSEVSEMKQDLIKMTAILTTDVSDKAGSIKVKELAKAGEEEPGEPFEIVERVKEDLEKVNAILRSGTYMRDEGSVRSSQSERELEEEWVIVSDEEIEEAKQHAPVEIAEHPCVEVRVDRETKTKVEKDSTGLVNYLTDDLNSYTGTHEKKPQTAPEKSGETSQASAIVKSSESNKGKTSPAEEKQSAQKQVKPSLVIKKPVRRKLKEKQKQKEESPQGSEEKTELKKGSSEESVDEDRGLAPEPLPTAKATSPLIEETPIGSIKDKVKALQKRVEDEQKGRSKLPVRVKGKEDVPKKTTPRTHPVVSPSSKSSPSSKMERHSSLTSSAKTERHSPVSPSSKNEKHSPVSPSAKAERHSPVFSGKPEKHSPGSPSTKNERHSPVSSIKTERHTPVSPSGKTDKRPPVPSSGRTEKHPPVSPGKTEKRSPGAPSIRTPEKQAPGSATGKHEKHLPVSPGKTEKQPPISPTSKTERIEETMSVRELMKAFQSGQDPSKHKTGLFEHKSAKQKQSQDKSKSRVEKEKGHSVTQRETQRIENQTAKRGQRFQVTGAMESRRFRSTTITVGLRTEDPVRERFERTPVIKTPEAVPPVAAAVAAAAAEESHRGAETLQEKTVDEQEDMDLQISPDRKTSTDFSDVIKQELEDNDKYQQFRLTENTEKAQIHLDQVITSPFNTTFPLDYMKDEFLPALSLQSGALGGSSESLKQEVIAGSPCGSLMEGTPQISSEESYKHEGLAETPETSPESLSFSPKKSKEQIGEAKETIKVETPTDIHSEKELPITNDIADSSEKQGAGVPGDSEHVLKEVTQVPPKDVCSKQEDCPGSHSVSLANETCQALTEEGSCRDSQLPLVSSACKTQAVSETQESLATSEVTKAFPPSDATVKTVEGTEPKPQGVIRSPQGLELPLHNRDSEVLSPMADESLAVSHKDSLEASPVLEDNSSHKTPDSLEPSPLKESPCRDSLESSPVEPKMKAGILPSHFPLPAAIAKTDLVAEVASMRSRLLRDPDGSAEDDSLEQTSLMESSGKSPLSPDTPSSEEVSYEVTPKPSDSSTPKPAVIHECAEEDDSENGEKKRFTPEEEMFKMVTKIKTFDELEQEAKQKRDYKREPRQDESSSSSDPDADCSAEVDEQKQMGSTEGESDVPVLVTSESRKASSSSESEPELTQLSKGADSGLLTEPVIRVQPPSPLPSSIDSNSSPEEAQFQPIVPKQYTFKMNEEVKEDPGNPEEDKDCKSHLAEDSQTHSADGADGSHADLNRETPQLEACDGHGCKAVSPSNSATPVSLGVQSPECHDVDKPLAIDNDSLALQDTHGSDLEEREFDPSRVESTQASLPSEHSSLSSSSHCAVPEENESAKEISSPSSPVKVEVTVTDPVLESMSEDCPTQEASTTTHTERFAMDGPVSDIAETDENSHPQITSPYENVASSSFFSGEPSNFQTDTCHPTVVHSPEVYSVIIRSSPEDVIMTSSSSRTDSGEASNCEGHDLDTECEQKSALWPMQSDEPPLSVAPTTPNAPVVTGEQVSKVIITKTDVDADSWSEIREDDAAFEARVKEEEQKIFGLMVDRQSQGTTPDTTPARTPTEEGTPTSEQNPFLFQEGKLFEMTRSGAIDMTKRSYADESLHFFQIGQDSNEETISEDLKEGATGAEPPQTETTSESLELSGPKEAMDDEGELVPDDVSEEIEDLPASDADLDSKVVISASTETPTKEAVSTVAEEPATMQWSDSLSTVKQTSCPTFPEPVGQLDFSTVTRSVYSDRDDESPDSSPEEQKSVIEIPTAPMENVPSAEIKPQIPIRTLPTSVSAPPSAEDESAFSDDFPSGLDGESEEDGAKPKSKIPIKAPPQRTEWHPSHPDISLQKSGVPQGQDVLSRGPDGRSKSESDASSLDAKTKCPVKARSYIETETESRERAEGFESESEEGATKPKLFASRLPVKSRSTSSSSRTGTSPTRESREHFFDLYRNSIEFFEEISDEASKLVDRLTQSEREQEPPSDDESSSALEVSVIENLPPVDTEHSAPEDIFDTRPIWDESIETMIERIPDENGHDRAEDPQDEQERMEERLAYIADHLGFSWTELARELDFTEEQIHQIRIENPNSLQDQSHALLKYWLERDGKHATDTVLIECLTKINRMDIVHLLETNTEPLQERMGRTYAEMEQTITLDHSEGFSVLPEELCAVKEKKEQEASKESESSDHPPMVSEEDISVGYSTFQDCIPKTEGDSPAAALSPQMHQESVQQDFSGKMQDQQEYYVTTPGAEVEDTQKATVIPDSLCKTPEDISTPPEEAKPCLQTPVAIEHASPIVQEPEEASEPKEESSPRKTSLVIVESTDDQPQVFEKLDGDAAFQKGDDMPDIPPETVTEEEYVDENGHTVVKKVTRKIIRRYVSSDGTEKEEITMQGMPQEPVNIEDGDSYSKVIKRVVLKSDTQLSEVTLSEPSIVSGTSQFQAEPVEGRRVSKVVKTTMVHGERMEKSLGDSSLATDLPSAKEDFEEDNNE